From the Cryptomeria japonica chromosome 2, Sugi_1.0, whole genome shotgun sequence genome, one window contains:
- the LOC131871442 gene encoding uncharacterized protein LOC131871442, which produces MPPFHPSASASASTSIPTPSHTFGPRVRKSKIDNFFVPRTTPGAQPSLESMSWNKEVHDAGRKAICKFWYFCNIPFIAARSSYWQGMIDAITICGPGFKAPSDTELSGPLLLEMVEDMKVDLEDHRQSWSQKGCTIMTDGWTDRRNRTLLNFLVSSGGD; this is translated from the exons ATGCCTCCCTTTCATCCTAGTGCTTCTGCTAGTGCCAGTACTTCTATTCCTACTCCTAGTCACACTTTTGGTCCTAGAGTGCGAAAATCTAAGATAgacaatttttttgtaccacgcactACTCCTGGCGCACAACCCTCGCTTGAGAGCATgtcttggaacaaggaggtccatgatgcaggaagaaaagcaatttgcaagttttggtacttctgcaacattccatttattgcagccag GTCTTCTTATTGGCAAGGCATGATTGATGCAATAACCATTTGTGGGCCGGGGTTTAAAGCCCCCAGTGATACTGAGTTGAGTGGCCCTCTCTTgttggaaatggtggaagatatgaaaGTTGACCTAGAAGACCATCGCCAATCTTGGAGccagaagggttgcaccatcatgacagatggttggactgataggaggaatagaacactcctaaattttcttgtttccagcggaggtgattga